The following proteins come from a genomic window of Patescibacteria group bacterium:
- a CDS encoding tRNA (adenosine(37)-N6)-threonylcarbamoyltransferase complex transferase subunit TsaD: protein MKKGKEKFKIGIYMIILAIETSCDDTCIALILALGKKRLRFKILSNIVSSQVKIHRKWGGVYPSLAKREHQHNLVPVLKQVLMESRLLKSNIKNQKVKNKLRIKNLEKILEREEYLFEKLKKFLRDYKKPKIDLITITIGPGLEPCLWVGVNFAKALAYFWGLKILPINHIEAHILANWLPPVSSNLRWQISNLKNIFPAVCLVVSGGHTQLILMKGFGKYKILGETRDDAAGECFDKVARILGLGYPGGPAIAQIAKQWKSPTPMTNNRIKLPRPMINSKDYDFSFSGLKTAVLYNFKSQSEKTQRSKKYIRKMCAETQQAIIDVLIRKTLRAAKEYKVKTIMLGGGVTANEELRKQFQKIIKKNLPNTKCLIPDTKYCTDNAVMTGITAYCHLLKGKKRTWREIKVKANLRIN from the coding sequence TTGAAAAAAGGCAAGGAAAAATTTAAGATAGGTATATATATGATTATTTTAGCAATTGAGACATCCTGTGACGATACTTGTATTGCTTTAATTTTAGCTTTAGGAAAAAAAAGGCTTCGCTTTAAAATTTTATCCAATATTGTCTCGTCCCAAGTAAAAATTCACAGAAAGTGGGGGGGAGTCTATCCAAGTTTGGCTAAACGAGAACATCAGCACAATCTTGTTCCAGTATTAAAACAGGTCTTAATGGAATCGAGATTACTAAAATCAAATATCAAAAATCAAAAAGTAAAAAATAAACTTAGAATTAAAAATTTAGAAAAAATTTTGGAGCGAGAAGAATATCTTTTTGAAAAATTAAAAAAATTTTTAAGGGATTATAAAAAACCAAAAATTGATTTAATTACGATAACAATTGGGCCAGGACTAGAACCTTGTCTGTGGGTAGGAGTAAACTTTGCCAAGGCCCTAGCTTATTTCTGGGGATTAAAAATTTTACCAATTAATCATATTGAGGCTCACATCCTCGCTAACTGGCTTCCACCAGTTAGCTCAAATCTCAGGTGGCAAATCTCAAATCTCAAAAATATTTTTCCTGCGGTTTGTTTAGTGGTAAGTGGCGGACACACTCAGCTGATTTTAATGAAAGGTTTTGGAAAATACAAAATTTTAGGCGAGACAAGGGATGATGCGGCTGGAGAATGCTTTGACAAAGTAGCCAGAATTTTAGGGCTTGGCTACCCCGGAGGGCCAGCTATTGCCCAGATTGCCAAGCAATGGAAATCCCCCACCCCAATGACCAATAACCGAATTAAGTTACCAAGACCGATGATTAATTCTAAAGATTATGACTTCAGCTTCTCTGGTTTAAAAACGGCAGTTTTATATAATTTTAAAAGTCAATCTGAAAAAACCCAGAGGTCAAAAAAATATATCCGAAAAATGTGTGCTGAAACCCAACAGGCAATAATTGATGTCTTAATTAGAAAAACTCTCAGGGCAGCTAAAGAATATAAAGTAAAAACTATAATGCTTGGCGGTGGGGTTACTGCTAACGAAGAATTGCGCAAACAATTCCAAAAAATTATTAAGAAAAATTTGCCAAATACCAAATGCTTGATACCTGATACTAAATACTGCACTGATAATGCGGTAATGACAGGAATAACTGCCTATTGCCATTTGCTAAAAGGAAAAAAGAGAACTTGGCGAGAAATTAAAGTTAAAGCAAACCTGAGAATAAACTAA